GTTTTCGGCAATCAGCAGGTCGAGGCGTTTTTCCTCTTCCAGACTTGCCGTCATCATACCCGTAAGATCATCCTTTTCGCGAGCGATTGCCTGCCTGACATCGGTCAATTCTTTGAGAGCGGCGACCAGCTTGTCGGTTTCACCACGAATGCCGGGCACGACTGCGCCGAGAAGAATGGCACTACGGACCGAAGCAAGCGCGTCTTCCGGCGAAACAAGAAGGGCGGGGGGCGGGTTTCTGCCCATTCGCTGCAACGCCGCCAGAACCTCCGCCAGCACGCCACGTCTTTCCCGCAGCGATGCCTTGACGTCATCCTCGCGCACAGAAAGCTTGGCCAGACGATCTTCGCCGTCACTGATCTTGGCTTCCAGCGCTTTGCGCCGGGCGGCCGATGCGATCAGTTCTTCGCGGATGCGGGCGCTGTCCTGATTGAGGGAAGCGATGCTTTCCTCGAGCGTCCTTGTCTTGTCCTCCGAGAGGCCGATGCTGTCGACCAGCTCTTCCAGATCCTGCCGGTTCTGATCCCGACGCTTTTCCAGCGCCTGAAGCGCGGCGGGGGACGAATCGTCAGTCGCCGCAGGAACGGCTCCCGCATCATCACGCGCATGAACAGGGCTACCACCTAAAACGAAAGCAGCAATAACCGCGCCCGCAAGGGCAGCGTGCCGTTGTCGTTGAGGCTCAGTATCCATTTGAACTTTCTTTGCTGCCGAAGCGGAAGCGCCGATATTACGGATTTTGTCGCGATCTTCCAAGGGGCCTGAAAAAGGCTGCCGTCAAAGCCCCCCGCAGCCAGCGGTGTCGCGGAGTTTCATGTTGAAATTGAGACGATTTTTGGAATCGAAACCCGTTCAAACGCGGTGGTAGGGATGGCCGGAAAGGATGGTGACGGCGCGGTAGAGCTGTTCGGCAATCAGGATACGAACGATCTGATGCGGCCAGGTCAGCTTGCCGAGATTGAGAACCGCCGTCGCCTTGTCGTAAAGCGCGGAATCGAGCCCGTCTGCCCCGCCTATGGCGATCACGAGGTCACGCTTGCCGCTATCGCGCAGATCGCCAAAAAGCGAAGCGAAGGCAGGACTATCAAGGGCTTTCCCGCGCTCGTCCAGCAAGACGAGGACTGCGCCGTCAGCCAGATGTTTTTCCAGCATCGCCGCTTCTTCGCGCTTGCGGGTCTCGGCATTGGAAGCACGGCTTTCGCCCACCTCGATCACCCGGGAAAACTCCAGCCCGATCGCCGGGCCGGTCTTGGCCAGACGCTCGATATAACGGGCCGCAAGATCCTTTTCAGGGCCGGATTTCAGCCGTCCCACCGCAAAAATTGAAATCCGCATCGCAAACCTGCATTCGTCGTGACCAACAGGGTCCCGCTCTTAACAGCATAGCCTGCGGATTCCCATGCGGCCGGTCTGATTTCCGGCCAGAGACACCTTTTCCGAAGTCAGGCGTGATCTTCGGCAAACACGATGCACTCGCTCAAAGGCTCACCGCATCAATGCAGCGTTTCTTCCGGCATTTCAGGCGTCGCCCACATTTTTTCAATGTTGTAGAAGACGCGGATTTCCGGACGGAACACATGAACGATGATATCGCCGGCGTCGATAACCACCCAGTCTCCGGCCTCAAGGCCTTCGATTCGGGCGTTTCCGAACCCTTCATCCTTCATATCTTTCAGGAGATGCTCGCAAATCGCCGAGACATGCCTGTTCGATCGCCCGGAGACCACGACCATGTAGTCTGCAAGCGCCGATTTTCCGGCAATGTCGAGAGATACGATATCTTCGGCCTTGGAGTCCTCGAGGCTCGCGAGGACGGTTTCGAGGGCATGATCGGCGGCATCGTCGCCACTGTCCTGACCCTTCGGGATAGCAACAAATGCTTTTCCCTTGGTGTGTACTGTTGTCAGAGGTTTTCCCTTTCCAAGAATGACAAAACAGATACTGGCGACGCGAATCTGTGCGTCACCCCATGAAGGTGGCATCAAAGCATTAACTTTTCAAGATATGGACCCTTCAACGGCTGTCGCATACATCATTTGTGATTATTACGGAGCGCCGTCGAACTGAGCGTCGAGCGCGGACCATGGATGAAGACCCAGGCGGGCGCCTTTTTTTTCCACAAAACACCCGCATCATCCTCATCGATCCGCGCCTGGCTGAAAGCCTGCGCCATGGTGGAGGAGAGATAAGAAAGGGTGGAGCCTGGCCGATCAATCACCGCGATTGGAAAGGTCTCGGCGATCTCTCGCCATTTCTGCCAACGATGGAAGCTCTTCAGATTGTCGGCTCCCATGATCCAGATGAAGCGAACATGCGGATTTTTTGCTTTCACCTTGGCAAGCGTATTGGCCGTGTAGCTGATCCCAAGCGATTTCTCAAAAGCCGTTACCTTGATGCGCGGATCACTGACGAGCCTTTCACAGGCGGCGATACGGTCCTCAAGAGACGCCAGTTCGGAGCGGCTTTTCAGCGGATTACCCGGCGTGACCATCCACCAGAGCTGGTCGAGGCCCAGTCTGCGCAACGCGATTTCGGCGACGAGCGCATGACCGGCATGCGGCGGATTGAAGGAGCCGCCGAAAAGCCCGACGACCATGCCGCGCTCCACGTGCGGCATGGCGAGATAACGTCTGTCGAGGCGCTTATCGGCCGGCAAATATCAGGTCCGTGTCTGGCCGGTGCCATGCACACGGTATTTAAACGAGGTGAGCTGCTCGACGCCGACAGGGCCCCGCGCATGCATCTTGCCGGTGGCGATGCCAATTTCCGCGCCCATGCCGAATTCGCCGCCATCGGCAAATTGCGTCGAGGCATTGTGCAGCAGAATGGCCGAATCGAGTTCGTTGAAAAACCGCGCGACCACATCCGGGTCCTCGGCGATCACCGCCTCGGTATGATTGGACGAATAGGTGCCGATATGCTCGATCGCGCCGGAAATGCCATCCACCACGGCGACCGAAATGATCGCATCGAGATATTCGGTGCGCCAGTCCTCTTCCGTAGCGGCCTCCAGCCCCTCAACCACATTACGAACCGGCTGCGAACCACGTACTTCGCAACCCGCGTCAAGCAGGGCTTTGACGACTGGCTCGAGATGACTGGAGACGGCAGACGCATCCACCAGCAGGGTTTCGGCCGCCCCGCAAATGCCGGTGCGGCGCATCTTCGCATTCACGACGATGGCTTTTGCCATGTCGAGATCAGCGGATTTGTCGACATAGATATGGCAGATGCCTTCCAGATGCGCGAAGACCGGCACACGGGCTTCAGACTGCACCCGCGCCACCAGGCTTTTGCCGCCGCGCGGCACGATGACATCGACCGTACCTTTAAGCCCGCTGAGAAGAGCGCCGACAGCCGCGCGGTCGGTTACCGGCACGAGTTGAATGGCATTCTCCGGAAGACCGGCGATCCTCAGGCCCTGCACGAGACAGGCATGGATAGCACGCGATGAATGTTGCGAATCCGAGCCGCCGCGCAGGATCACGGCGTTGCCGGCCTTGAGGCACAGCGCGCCCGCATCCGCCGTCACATTCGGGCGGCTTTCGTAGATCACGCCGATAACGCCGAGCGGCGTGCGCACGCGCTCGATTTTCAGCCCGTTGGGGCGATCCCAGGCGGCGATGACTTCACCCACCGGATCGGCCAGCGCGGCAACCGAGCGGATGCCTTCGGCAATGCCGGCGATGCGCGCATCGTTGAGTGTCAGCCTGTCGACGAACGAAGCGGCAAGGCCGGCGCTTTCCGCAGCCGCCAGATCTTTGCGGTTGGCGGCAAGGATCGCCTCCTTCGAAGCCTCAATGGCAGATGCCATGGCAAGCAGCGCACGGTTCTTCTGGTCCGTGCCGGCGATGGACAACGGTCGCGAAGCAGCTTTCGCCTGAGCGCCGATGGTCATCATCAGCGCATCGATATCATGGCTCTGCTTCACGGCCTGTTCAGGCATGGACCTCATCCTTCTTTGCATGTTTCACTTTGACGGCAGCGCCAGTCATCACAAGGTCGTCGCGATGGATCATCGCCGCCCGTCCGACATAACCGAGGATCGTCTCGATCTCGTTGGACTTGTGGCCGATGATCAGGCGCGCTTCCTCTGCATCGTAACCCGCAAGACCGCGCGCCACTTCACGGCCTTCGACGCCGATGATGGCAATGGCATCGCCGCGTCCGAAATTGCCCTTCACCTGCCGCACACCGGCGGGAAGCAGGCTTTTCCCAGCATAAAGCGCCTTTTCGGCCCCGGCATCCACATGGATTTCGCCGGCCGGCTGCAATTGCCCGGCAATCCAGGTCTTGCGGGCCGTCACCGGCGTGCCGGAGGGTGCAAACCATGAAGACCGTGCGCCGTTTTCGATTGCCTTCAGCGGATTGAGCGTCTTGCCGGAAGCGATGATCATACCACAACCGGCAGCGGTCGCGATCTTGCCCGCATCGATCTTGGTGCGCATACCGCCGCGCGAAAGCTCGGAGGCCGCCCCACCCGCCATGGCTTCGATTTCGGGCGTGATATCGGCAATCGTCTCAAGAAATTTCGCATCGGGATCGAGATGCGGTGGGGCGGTGTAGAGCCCGTCAATATCCGACAACAGCACCAGGAGATCGGCACCCGTCATCGTGGCCACGCGCGCGGCCAGACGGTCATTGTCCCCATAACGGATTTCAGTGGTCGCCACCGTGTCGTTTTCATTGATGATCGGAATGGCGCCGATCTTCAAAAGCTGATTGATGGTGGCACGCGCGTTGAGATAACGCCGACGCTCCTCGGTATCGGATAGCGTCAATAGAATTTGACCGGCGACGATCTCATGCCGCGACAGGCTTTCCGACCATGCCCGCGCCAGCGCAATCTGGCCGACTGCCGCCGCCGCCTGGCTTTCTTCCAGCTTCAGTGCACCGGAAGGCAGGCCGAGCACGGTGCGGCCAAGCGCAATGGCGCCAGAAGACACGACCTGGACATCCGCGCCGTTTTTTTTCAGCGCCGCGATATCCTCGCAGATGGCATCCAGCCAGTCTTTCTTCAGGCCGCTTTTCCGGTCCACCAGAAGCGCCGAACCGATCTTGATGACGATCCGGTGGTGGCTCGCCAGCGGCTTGCGCGTCAGGCTCATAGGCGGTCGTCCTCTTCCTCGACCTCGCTCTCATGCGGCATCGACCGGTCTGGAAGGGCGGTGTCGCCGCCATTGCTTGCCGAAACGATGATGTCGCGAAGGGCGCGCAGTGCTTCCGTCATGCCGATATGGGCGGCAGCGGATAGCAGGAGCGGCGGACGGCCGCAGGCCTTTTCCAGTTCCTTAGCCTTTTTCTTCAGTTCTTTCTCGTCCAGCACGTCAATCTGCGACAGCGCCACGATTTCCGGCTTGTCGGTCAGCCCGCCGCCGTAAGCATCCAGCTCGGCCTTGACCGTCTTATAGGCCTTGCCGACTTTTTCTTCCTGGGCGGAGACGAGGTGCAGCAGCACACGCGTGCGCTCCACGTGGCCGAGGAAGCGGTCGCCGATGCCCACACCCTCATGCGCGCCTTCGATAAGACCGGGAATGTCGGCCAGCACGAATTCACGACCGTCGATGGTCGCAACGCCAAGGTTGGGATGCAGCGTGGTAAAGGGATAATTGGCGATCTTCGGACGCGCACGGGTCACGGTCGCCAGGAATGTGGATTTACCCGCATTCGGCAGACCAACGAGACCGGCATCAGCAATCAGCTTAAGCCGCAGCCAGATGGTTTTTTCCTCACCTGCCAGGCCCGGATTGGCATGGGTAGGCGCCTGATTGGTGGACGACTTGAAGTAGGCATTGCCGAAACCGCCATTGCCGCCGGCAGCAAGACGAAAGCGCTGACCTTCCTTCGTAAGGTCCATGATCAGCGTTTCATTGTCTTCCTCGAAAATCTGGGTACCAACAGGCACTTTCAGCACGACATCCGAACCCTTGGCACCGGTGCGGGTCTTGCCCATGCCATGCTGTCCGATAGAAGCCTTGAAATGCTGCTGGAAGCGAAAGTCGATCAGCGTGTTAAGGCCATTGACCACTTCCACCCAGACGTCGCCGCCGCGTCCGCCATCACCGCCGTCAGGGCCGCCGAACTCGATGAATTTTTCGCGCCGGAACGACACGGCGCCCGCGCCGCCATCACCGGACTTGATATAGACTTTTGCTTCATCGAGAAATTTCATCGGACTGCCGTTCTGTCGGTTTGCGGGCGCACCAACCAATCGTGCCGCGCCAAACAAAAATATCGTCGTTTCGAATACAAGCGCTTCTTCACGAGGTCAAAGACTATCGTGCGGCAAGCCCCTGCGCGGGACAAGGCCGGTTTGCTTTAAACCGGCTTCGTTTAACGCCTCGGGCCGAAAACTCTCTCTGTTTTCGGCCCGAGGCTCCTCAGTGTCAGCGGTGCGGCCGGATGAAATCCTCAGCCGTGATCACCGTATCGATATGCGCCACCATGGTGGCGCGCGCCGTGGCGTAGATCTGGTGGCAGCCGGTCACCCGGAAGCCGAGTTTTTCCTGCACACGCAACGAAGCGGGGTTATCCGCAAACACACCGGAATGCAGAGCCACTCCGGGCATGCGGCGGAAAAACCGCTCGACCACGGCGGCCACTGCCTCGGTCATGTAACCCTTGCCCCAGTAAAAGCGGTTCAGCCAGTAGCCGAGATGCCACTCGCCGTGCCGCAACTCCACCGAGACGACGCCGATCAGGGTATCGTCGCCACTGGTAATGGCGAAATCCCAGTCGGGCAGGGTACCGGATGTACGCAAGACCAGCCATTCCAGCGCATCCTGCTTGTGATAGGGCGCGGGAACGCGGGCGAGCATTCTGGTTACGGCGAAATCACCAAGCGATTCCGCGATGCTGCCGGCATCGGAAAGCCGTTGCGGGCGCAGCACCAGACGCGACGTCTCGACGACAGGGCAGGGGCCGGGCGGTGCCATGGTCGTAGCAGTCCGGCGACGGGTCAGTTCGAGCGCGCTCATCCCATGTCCCCCCAGCTCTTCAGCGAAACCCACGTCTTCCGGTCAAGCCGGTACCATTCGACGGGCACCATGCCGCCGAGCGCCAGCGAACCGACCATGCCGGAGCCCTGGAACTGGAAACCGCATTTCTGGATGACGCGGCGCGAGCCAATGTTGGTGACCCGGCAACGGGCATCGATGTGGTCGATTTCACGCGTGCGGAAGGCCATGTCGATCAGCGCATGCGCCGCTTCGGTCATGTAGCCGCGGTTCCAGTAGGGCTCCCCTAGCCAGTAACCGATTTCCAGCGTCTTTTCGTCTTCCTGGGGTTCGAGCGCGCAGCAGCCTAAAAACTCGCCATTGTCCATGCGGGTAATCGCATAGACGCACTTGCCAATCTCGCCAGCTTTGGAGCGTCGCACGAAGTCCGCGGCGTCTTTGGCCGTGTACGGGTGCGGCATACGCGATACCATGGTCGCGATATTGGCATTGTTGGCAAGATGGGCAAGGGCGTCGATGTCTTCTTCGTGAGGCTTGCGTAAAACCAGCCTCTGCGACAGTAAAACGGGGCAATCGCTCCTCGACCGATCGGGCCTCGGCCGCTCTTCGGGTGACCGTGATTGGTCAACCCTCAACAATTCAGCTTGCATGGTTCAGTCCCTCCTTGGGGGTAAAGAAAAAGGGGAGTTGGGTGGTGCCCCATCTCCCCTGTTTTCTTGACTGAACCTGATACGTCTCAGCCGGGTCGATGGGACACCGGCTGCATATGACGCTTACCGGCTTATTCTGCGGCTTCCGCTTTCGGAGCCACGGATACGAATACGCGGCCATTGGCCTTCGTACGGAAGTTCACGTTACCTGCGGTCAGTGCGAAAATCGTGTGGTCCTTGCCGATGCCAACATTGGCGCCCGGATGCCACTGCGTGCCGCGCTGACGCAGAATAATGTTGCCTGGAATGACAGCTTCGCCGCCGAACTTCTTTACGCCAAGGCGCTTGGATTCGGAATCGCGACCGTTACGCGAGGAACCGCCAGCTTTTTTGTGTGCCATTGGAGTTCTCCTTTAAACCTTGTTTCCCGTGTCGCGCCGATCAGGCAGCAACGATGTCCGTGATGCGGACGACAGTGTGATGCTGACGATGGCCGCGCGAACGCTTGGAGTTCTGACGACGACGCTTCTTGAAGGCGATGACCTTCTTGCCGCGATTGTGCTCGACAACTTCAGCCTTGACGATGGCACCCTTGACAAAGGGAGCACCAAACTGAGCGTCGGCGCCTTCGCCGATCACGAGAACTTCGGTGAATTCTACGGTTGCGCCTGCCTCTGCTTCCAGCTTTTCGATGGTCAGCACGGCGTCGGCCGCTACGCGGTACTGCTTACCGCCGGTCTTGATGACTGCGAACATTGTTTATCCTTTCATGTTCGTTCCGGCTCTGCCCGCAAATGCAAGCTGGCCGTCTTTTTATCAGTCGGAATTTGGTAGAAACCCGTTAGGACAGAAAGTCCCTTTGAATGTCTGCCGGTGAAGCCGCCTTTTAAGAGGCGGCATAAACGGAAGGCGCACTACGCCATCAATTTGGGTGCCGATTACGCGAGACGCCTGTTTATGTCAAGATGACGACGGCTTGAAAAGTAACTGTAACGCCAAGAATTTCATGCTTTTTCGGCGGGTGAAGCAGACGGGTCTCGAAATTTGCCCCGCAAGTGTTTATATGGGCCTTCCAACAAGGAGCAGAAATGGCCCGCATAGACCAGACCGACGATTGGCGGGACCGCCACGCGCCGACACTTTCCGCCTTCGAGTCGCTTGCGATTGAGGCATATGGCCACCTGCCGGAGGAATTTCGCGCGCTGACGAAGGATCTCATCATCGAGATCGCCGATTTTCCGACCGATGACGTCTTCGAAGACATGGCGCTTGAAACACCCTTCGATCTTCTCGGTCTCTTCGAAGGGCGCGGTATTTCCGAACGTTTCACCATGGAAACGGGCGAGATGATAAACCGCATCACGCTCTATCGCCGTCCCATTCTCGATTATTGGGCCGAGAACGAGGAAACGCTTGGCGATATCATCACCCACGTCCTTATCCATGAAATCGGCCACCATTTCGGCCTGTCGGATGACGACATGGAGCGGATCGAAGAAAGCGCAGACGA
This window of the Agrobacterium fabrum str. C58 genome carries:
- the proB gene encoding glutamate 5-kinase: MSLTRKPLASHHRIVIKIGSALLVDRKSGLKKDWLDAICEDIAALKKNGADVQVVSSGAIALGRTVLGLPSGALKLEESQAAAAVGQIALARAWSESLSRHEIVAGQILLTLSDTEERRRYLNARATINQLLKIGAIPIINENDTVATTEIRYGDNDRLAARVATMTGADLLVLLSDIDGLYTAPPHLDPDAKFLETIADITPEIEAMAGGAASELSRGGMRTKIDAGKIATAAGCGMIIASGKTLNPLKAIENGARSSWFAPSGTPVTARKTWIAGQLQPAGEIHVDAGAEKALYAGKSLLPAGVRQVKGNFGRGDAIAIIGVEGREVARGLAGYDAEEARLIIGHKSNEIETILGYVGRAAMIHRDDLVMTGAAVKVKHAKKDEVHA
- the rlmH gene encoding 23S rRNA (pseudouridine(1915)-N(3))-methyltransferase RlmH translates to MRISIFAVGRLKSGPEKDLAARYIERLAKTGPAIGLEFSRVIEVGESRASNAETRKREEAAMLEKHLADGAVLVLLDERGKALDSPAFASLFGDLRDSGKRDLVIAIGGADGLDSALYDKATAVLNLGKLTWPHQIVRILIAEQLYRAVTILSGHPYHRV
- the rsfS gene encoding ribosome silencing factor, whose product is MPPSWGDAQIRVASICFVILGKGKPLTTVHTKGKAFVAIPKGQDSGDDAADHALETVLASLEDSKAEDIVSLDIAGKSALADYMVVVSGRSNRHVSAICEHLLKDMKDEGFGNARIEGLEAGDWVVIDAGDIIVHVFRPEIRVFYNIEKMWATPEMPEETLH
- a CDS encoding nicotinate-nucleotide adenylyltransferase, translated to MPHVERGMVVGLFGGSFNPPHAGHALVAEIALRRLGLDQLWWMVTPGNPLKSRSELASLEDRIAACERLVSDPRIKVTAFEKSLGISYTANTLAKVKAKNPHVRFIWIMGADNLKSFHRWQKWREIAETFPIAVIDRPGSTLSYLSSTMAQAFSQARIDEDDAGVLWKKKAPAWVFIHGPRSTLSSTALRNNHK
- the obgE gene encoding GTPase ObgE — translated: MKFLDEAKVYIKSGDGGAGAVSFRREKFIEFGGPDGGDGGRGGDVWVEVVNGLNTLIDFRFQQHFKASIGQHGMGKTRTGAKGSDVVLKVPVGTQIFEEDNETLIMDLTKEGQRFRLAAGGNGGFGNAYFKSSTNQAPTHANPGLAGEEKTIWLRLKLIADAGLVGLPNAGKSTFLATVTRARPKIANYPFTTLHPNLGVATIDGREFVLADIPGLIEGAHEGVGIGDRFLGHVERTRVLLHLVSAQEEKVGKAYKTVKAELDAYGGGLTDKPEIVALSQIDVLDEKELKKKAKELEKACGRPPLLLSAAAHIGMTEALRALRDIIVSASNGGDTALPDRSMPHESEVEEEDDRL
- a CDS encoding glutamate-5-semialdehyde dehydrogenase — encoded protein: MPEQAVKQSHDIDALMMTIGAQAKAASRPLSIAGTDQKNRALLAMASAIEASKEAILAANRKDLAAAESAGLAASFVDRLTLNDARIAGIAEGIRSVAALADPVGEVIAAWDRPNGLKIERVRTPLGVIGVIYESRPNVTADAGALCLKAGNAVILRGGSDSQHSSRAIHACLVQGLRIAGLPENAIQLVPVTDRAAVGALLSGLKGTVDVIVPRGGKSLVARVQSEARVPVFAHLEGICHIYVDKSADLDMAKAIVVNAKMRRTGICGAAETLLVDASAVSSHLEPVVKALLDAGCEVRGSQPVRNVVEGLEAATEEDWRTEYLDAIISVAVVDGISGAIEHIGTYSSNHTEAVIAEDPDVVARFFNELDSAILLHNASTQFADGGEFGMGAEIGIATGKMHARGPVGVEQLTSFKYRVHGTGQTRT
- a CDS encoding metallopeptidase family protein, whose amino-acid sequence is MARIDQTDDWRDRHAPTLSAFESLAIEAYGHLPEEFRALTKDLIIEIADFPTDDVFEDMALETPFDLLGLFEGRGISERFTMETGEMINRITLYRRPILDYWAENEETLGDIITHVLIHEIGHHFGLSDDDMERIEESADEAAAER
- a CDS encoding GNAT family N-acetyltransferase; its protein translation is MQAELLRVDQSRSPEERPRPDRSRSDCPVLLSQRLVLRKPHEEDIDALAHLANNANIATMVSRMPHPYTAKDAADFVRRSKAGEIGKCVYAITRMDNGEFLGCCALEPQEDEKTLEIGYWLGEPYWNRGYMTEAAHALIDMAFRTREIDHIDARCRVTNIGSRRVIQKCGFQFQGSGMVGSLALGGMVPVEWYRLDRKTWVSLKSWGDMG
- a CDS encoding GNAT family N-acetyltransferase — encoded protein: MSALELTRRRTATTMAPPGPCPVVETSRLVLRPQRLSDAGSIAESLGDFAVTRMLARVPAPYHKQDALEWLVLRTSGTLPDWDFAITSGDDTLIGVVSVELRHGEWHLGYWLNRFYWGKGYMTEAVAAVVERFFRRMPGVALHSGVFADNPASLRVQEKLGFRVTGCHQIYATARATMVAHIDTVITAEDFIRPHR
- the rplU gene encoding 50S ribosomal protein L21 encodes the protein MFAVIKTGGKQYRVAADAVLTIEKLEAEAGATVEFTEVLVIGEGADAQFGAPFVKGAIVKAEVVEHNRGKKVIAFKKRRRQNSKRSRGHRQHHTVVRITDIVAA
- the rpmA gene encoding 50S ribosomal protein L27, whose translation is MAHKKAGGSSRNGRDSESKRLGVKKFGGEAVIPGNIILRQRGTQWHPGANVGIGKDHTIFALTAGNVNFRTKANGRVFVSVAPKAEAAE